Below is a window of Myxococcales bacterium DNA.
ACCGCGGTTCAGCCCCCCGTGCGGGGGGAGCACGACGAAATGCGCGTCATTGGGCCGATAGAGAACGGTTCAGCCCCCCGTGCGGGGGGAGCACTCTTCGAAACTAAAGAGTTTTTCGTCGCGCAACCAGTGTAAGTCCTTCGAAGTCGACCAGCGTTCGGCTGGTATCGCCTTCCGCGCGGATCGAGAATCCTTGTTCGTTGGCGGCCGGATAAATCTGAATGCATCCGCCGGTGCGTTTGTGGCGGATCACTTTTTCCCAGAGCCGGTCACGAACCATCGCGCTCATCTTTCCGACGAACACTCCCGCCCGCGGTTCGATCATCCAGCGCGTCAGTTGGCCCCGCAGGTTCGGCGGGGTGTTCTCCAGAATCATCACCACCATAATTCATACCTCCTTCCAGCGTGCCCGCCGACGGATCCCACAAACCGCCCGGTTCGGCGGCGTCGGCGTCAAAATTCTTTTCCGTCGTTTCGTCGAGCGATTCGTCGATGTCGAGCGCGCGGGCGAGGTCGGGAACCACGCGGTCGAGCAGCCGCACTTCGCGAAAAGCGTCACGGCAGAGGCGGCGGACCTCGCGCTCCAATTCGGCGACCCCTTCGCCGGCGACGCGAAAAGCGATCGGCACGCTGACGTCCATTTTGTAAAGGTCGGCGATGTCGTAAACGAACGAAAGTTGTTTGCCGGTGTGGATGAAGCCGATCGCCGGGGAATAGCCGGCCGAGACAATCGCCGCGTGGCACAAACCGTACAGGCAGGAATTGGCCGCCGACAGGGCGCGGTTGACCGGGTCCGCGGCCGTCCAGTCGCCGCGTTGGTAATTGCGGCCGCTCCAGATTACGCCGTAGCGTTGCGCCGCTTCCGCATAAGCCTGCCGGACGCGCACGCCTTCCATTCCCCGCAATTGTTCGATGGTCAAATCCGCCGGCAACGGCTGCACGAAGCGCATCCGGTACATCCGCATCGCCACTTGCAACCGAAGCGTGGGATCGGCGTAAAGCTCGGCCTGTCGCAGCAACTTGTCGGCCTTGCGGGTTTCGCCCATTCCTTGCGCATAGCATCGCACCGCGCCCTCGCCGCACCAAAGAATCGTACAGCCGTTTTCGGCGAGGGTTTTCACGGCCTCGTGCGTGATGGCGGTGCCGGGTCCCAGCAGCAACAAAGCCAGGGCGGCGGCGGGCGCCGGCGTCACGCCGTTTTCGTCGTAAATCGCGACGGCGCCGCCCTCGCGGTCGAGGCGCGCGTGTTCCACGTAAAGAAAGCTCAAACCGTCGCGAACCTTGGGCAACTCATGCAGATCCTTCACGATCATGTGACCCTCCCATTGTTGGAAAATTCGGTCTTCTTCGGTTTTCAAGGAACGTTTCGCCGTTAAAGTCTAACGACACGCCGCCACGCTGAGCAGGCCAAACCCGAATCCCTTGGCGCTGCCGATGCCGGCGACCAGCGCGGCCCGCAATTTTTCGGGGTCGGCAACCTCGATGATTCCCTCGTAAAGCACGGCGCGGAGTTTTTGCCCGCCGGGGCGCTGCTCGTCAGCGGAATTTTCCGGCAGGTGCTTTTCGGTTTTTCTGAAATAGACGAAGCTCGGCTGAATGGCGAGGGCGTTCGAATCGACGTTGAAGCCGGCCGTGGCGGCTTTTCGTATCAGCCACGCCGCCAGTTCGCCCTTGGCCAGGGGAACGCGTCTGCCGCTACGCCGTTTCCCGCCCGGCCCGGTTTTCGTATCGATCTTGCGGGTTGGATTCGCCAACAAGCGAAAGCGCAAACGTTGTCGCGGCCGGAAATCGACGGCGAACGATTTTATTTCCGGCGGCGCGGCCAAAAGAAATCCGGCATTGTGAAAAGCGTAGTCCCAATCCGGTTTCGTCGCCGACTGAACGAGAATCGCCACGCGGCCGCCGGGCAGGGGATCGATGCGAAAGAGGAACCCCTGGTCCGGTTGGCGAGGAACGTGCACCTGGTCGACACCGAAATCCGCCGGTTGAAAGGGTTGAATGAAATCCGGGTCGTCGGCTTTTCGGTTCCGGTTCGGAAACGCCATACAGAGTCGCTGATGAACGTGGTAGCGGTTCCGTATCCACAAGCGCCCCGGGCGCGGCCGGTCGGGGTTATCGCCGGTATCGATCAAAAGGTATGACAAGTACATGTTCATTCCACCTCCTCGGCGGCCAGACGACGGCGGCGGGTTTCCAGCGAACGGAAATTAATAATTTCTTTCCGCTTCCGGATGATTGGTTCGCGCCATTGCGGGTCCTCCGGATTGATGCGATCCAAGCCCATGCCCAATCCGTATTCGATCATGGTCACCGCGTCATGGCAGAGGCGGCAAAGCGAACGCAATTCCTCGATGTTCTCATTGCCGCCGGCGTGGCGGTAGGTGATGTGTTGTACGGTCGTGGCGGGCGATTTGCAGAATACGCAAAGACCCTTGTCGGCATCGAGACGAGCCGCGCGAATGTGGCGATATTCGGAGTTCCGATAGTCCGCGCGCGGGCGCGGCGGAGGCGGAGTCGAAAGCTGCGCGGCTTTTTCCGCGAGGCGAAGGTCGCCGTTTTCGCCAAACCGAAAGTAACGGCGAATGACGAATCGCGGTTCATGGGCCGGGGGGTCGAAGGTCAACGGAACATCATACCAGACCAGCGCGTCAGCGGGCGCGATCGGCTGATCCGGCGTCGGTTCCCAATCGAGCAGGCAATCAATCCTTTCCGGCAGTTGGTCGTTGTTCAGTCTTTTTTGCCAGGGGACGGAACACAGAGCCGTCAGCAAATCGGGGAATGCGCCCGGGAGATCTTCGATGATCGGACGCGACGGCGGGCAAGCTTTTCGGCCGAGGAATAGCGTCCATTTCGGATTCTTCACGGCCGCCGCCAGATCGGCGATGAGTTTCGGTTCACCTTGCAACGCCACGAGAAAGGAAGCATCACACAGATACTCACGTCGGGTGAGCAGAGCACCGGGCTTGGTTTTACCCTCGCTTTCGGCGATCCGCATGTTCATTCCGGCGCCGACGGTGTGGTAATCCCACCAGCGCACGCCCGGAATATCGAGGCGCACGCCCATTCGCAGGGCGCGCAATTTTGGCAACCATTCGCTGGCGGTTTCCGACCGTGAAATGCCCAAGGCCGCACAAAGCAAGCCGATCACGCCGGATTTCGTCGGCGCTTCCGCCGTTCGGCGAACGACGAATTTTGACTCCTGATTTCCCCATGCCTGGAGGGGACCGGCAAGACGAAGCAACAAGGTGTTGGCGTCCATGGTCACACCTGAATCGCGACGACGCTTTGCACCGCCTGCCAATCAAAACCGACGGCTGCGAGCACGGCGGGGATCAGGGCGTCAAGCGATTTGAAGTTGTCGTCGGTGAGCGGATTTTCTTTCTTTTCATGAATGAAGCTCAAGGAATGGCGCAGGTTGGGGGAGAACCAGAAGCGCTGCTGTGGCTTGCCGAATCCTTCATCGAGATCATGCACATATTGACCGAGTTGGGCGATGCTTTGCGCAACAAGGTCACGTTCTCCCTGCATGGCCGGCTTGGCGAAGGCATTGGCGTAACTGATCGGGGAATTTTTAATCTCGACCAATATCCCGTCCGGCGGATTGTGCGCGGCAAAGCTGTTTTGTTTCCCGGTGGGATTGACCATTGCCGCGCCGCGAATAAAGGCGCCGACGGTATGCGCGGCCAATTCCCGATTGCCGTGTAGGTTCCGAACCAACGTTTCCCAATTAATCGAGAAGTACTTATAGAAGCACGCCGAGGCGAACATGGCTTCATCCACGTATCCCGCACCCGTGTCGTCGCCGGGGATGTCGTCGGCGGCGACGTAATAATCGACCTCCGGACGAGCCTCGTGGGTGGAAATGGCATGCGCCACTTGCAGCGCCGCTTCCACCGTTGTGTCCTTGAGGACCCCGGTTTCCAACATGCGACCGCCTAGCGCCATATCCGGTACGGCGACGCATTGGGAAATCAGCATTCCGAATTCATTCGCCAGGGCTTCATCGGATTTTTCTTCTTCATTTTGCAGCAGGGCGGCCATTTCGCGGATGGCTTCGTGAGTCGTATAGACCAACATATCACTGCGGTCCTCGTCCTTTGGGTTGATACCGCATTCCTTGAGAATTTTGGTCGCGCGCTTTTTCACGTCAGCCTTGCCGGTGACCTGTTCGGCAATCAGTTTCGCCAATTGTCTGGTGCGTACTCCGCCGCAAAGAGATTTGAACTCGTCACTCATCCGAATGCTTCGCTTGATGCATTGGCTGGAAATGCGGGAGCGCAGAAAGCCGCCGAAGTAACAGGTTTTGGGCGCGCCTAGATCGTCGCGGTTCAAATTGGCCGGGCTGTGATTTTGAATAGCATGAATTTCGATCAACATGATTATTCCCTTTCCTCTGTTGCGAGAAATTGATTTGCCCACTGCAGTCGAGTGGACTCCTTTTGCCAGAATGAAAGATCGTCGGTCAGCTTGACCCAATCCAGCTTTCCGTCGTTGTCGGCGATTAGATGCAAAGCCCATTGAAGCGCGGGCTCGATTTTTCCCAGCGGTAAAAGCAGCATTCGATCGAACCGCTGAGCGAAGCGAATTTTCCCCGGATCTTTATGTGGCTGGCAGAGGCGTAATTGGCCGGCCAGCGTTTTTCCGGGTGTATTTTCGAGTGGACAAAAGGCGTAGAGCTTGGCGATCAGCCAAGCCACCTCACGTCGCGGTGCCTTTTGATTTTTTTGCCTCAACGGCCACCAGAGGCCCGCGAACAGGTCGAAGCCGTCGACCGTTTCATCGAGCCCTTTTCCCGCCTGAGTCCGCAGCAAACCAAGAGCGCCTGATTGAAGATTAGTGAGGCTTTCAATGTATTGTGCCGTGGCGCTCATTGCTCATCCCCTTTCTTTTTGGCTGGTTTATTTTCGGCAACGGCTTTTTCCCGCATGTCCGGTTTGACGATAGCAATTTGTCGTTGCCTTTGGACGGCCCCGGACGTGAATCCCGGCGCAAGTGATTTGGCGACCGCCCCCATTAGGGGTGAATATTCCTTCGCGGCTTGCTCCCAGGCGTTTTCATCGCCGGTGAGCAATTCGTCGATCTTGGCGGAGACCTGGTTTTCAACGTGGGGCCGGATCGCGGCGATGGTGGCTGGGATTTCGCTATGTTTTCTTTTTTTTGCTGTGTCTTCTTTTTTAGGGTTGCTTTTGTTGATAACTTTTAAATATTCTTTTTGCCATTTTCCGATTTTTTCAAGAATGTCCGAAAAGAGATTCTCGGCGTTTGAAGTGGGGATGAAAAATTCTTTTGCCTCGAGGTACTTATCGTTTTGTACTGTTGAAAAGCCAACAACCCAAACGTTTCTTGCTCGACCAAGAATTTCTCGTTTTTGAATTATTCCCGATAATATTTTTGTCCATTGTCCGGCAGCAGCATCATTAGCTCCAAGAGCATTACTGGCATGTAACGATTCCGAACCGTCACCTTTGTTTGTTTTGACATATAGAACATGCGGATCTGTCCATTTTTTCTCTTGGCTAGTCTCAACGGTTTTCGTACTTCCGATACCGGCAAAAATGCATTGTTTTATTAAATGCTCTTGTCTGCCGCATGAAATACAT
It encodes the following:
- the cas6e gene encoding type I-E CRISPR-associated protein Cas6/Cse3/CasE, with protein sequence MNMYLSYLLIDTGDNPDRPRPGRLWIRNRYHVHQRLCMAFPNRNRKADDPDFIQPFQPADFGVDQVHVPRQPDQGFLFRIDPLPGGRVAILVQSATKPDWDYAFHNAGFLLAAPPEIKSFAVDFRPRQRLRFRLLANPTRKIDTKTGPGGKRRSGRRVPLAKGELAAWLIRKAATAGFNVDSNALAIQPSFVYFRKTEKHLPENSADEQRPGGQKLRAVLYEGIIEVADPEKLRAALVAGIGSAKGFGFGLLSVAACR
- the cas2e gene encoding type I-E CRISPR-associated endoribonuclease Cas2 is translated as MVVMILENTPPNLRGQLTRWMIEPRAGVFVGKMSAMVRDRLWEKVIRHKRTGGCIQIYPAANEQGFSIRAEGDTSRTLVDFEGLTLVARRKTL
- the cas5e gene encoding type I-E CRISPR-associated protein Cas5/CasD, with the protein product MDANTLLLRLAGPLQAWGNQESKFVVRRTAEAPTKSGVIGLLCAALGISRSETASEWLPKLRALRMGVRLDIPGVRWWDYHTVGAGMNMRIAESEGKTKPGALLTRREYLCDASFLVALQGEPKLIADLAAAVKNPKWTLFLGRKACPPSRPIIEDLPGAFPDLLTALCSVPWQKRLNNDQLPERIDCLLDWEPTPDQPIAPADALVWYDVPLTFDPPAHEPRFVIRRYFRFGENGDLRLAEKAAQLSTPPPPRPRADYRNSEYRHIRAARLDADKGLCVFCKSPATTVQHITYRHAGGNENIEELRSLCRLCHDAVTMIEYGLGMGLDRINPEDPQWREPIIRKRKEIINFRSLETRRRRLAAEEVE
- the cas1e gene encoding type I-E CRISPR-associated endonuclease Cas1, producing the protein MIVKDLHELPKVRDGLSFLYVEHARLDREGGAVAIYDENGVTPAPAAALALLLLGPGTAITHEAVKTLAENGCTILWCGEGAVRCYAQGMGETRKADKLLRQAELYADPTLRLQVAMRMYRMRFVQPLPADLTIEQLRGMEGVRVRQAYAEAAQRYGVIWSGRNYQRGDWTAADPVNRALSAANSCLYGLCHAAIVSAGYSPAIGFIHTGKQLSFVYDIADLYKMDVSVPIAFRVAGEGVAELEREVRRLCRDAFREVRLLDRVVPDLARALDIDESLDETTEKNFDADAAEPGGLWDPSAGTLEGGMNYGGDDSGEHPAEPAGPTDALDDRTAGGSVRRKDERDGS
- a CDS encoding type I-E CRISPR-associated protein Cse1/CasA, with the translated sequence MNYNLIEEKWIPVLWTNGKVSRVGIKDALTQAGNIRQIAASNPMDRFAIFRFLLATLYWCKGNPSEEILHDLTDSSFPASWFAKMDAEKECFNLFGETKRFYQFLNPGKEGLEKLSINYLIHEIPTGSNKWHFRHSTDHIDGLCPACCAMGLLRLPLFATSGGRGKPPAINAKPPIYVAPMGFSLASTLRFSWQETSKLGTPFWENPTGVSKFLGEVPFLVGLTWLPRQIWLDQPEGFESKCISCGRQEHLIKQCIFAGIGSTKTVETSQEKKWTDPHVLYVKTNKGDGSESLHASNALGANDAAAGQWTKILSGIIQKREILGRARNVWVVGFSTVQNDKYLEAKEFFIPTSNAENLFSDILEKIGKWQKEYLKVINKSNPKKEDTAKKRKHSEIPATIAAIRPHVENQVSAKIDELLTGDENAWEQAAKEYSPLMGAVAKSLAPGFTSGAVQRQRQIAIVKPDMREKAVAENKPAKKKGDEQ
- the cas7e gene encoding type I-E CRISPR-associated protein Cas7/Cse4/CasC, translating into MLIEIHAIQNHSPANLNRDDLGAPKTCYFGGFLRSRISSQCIKRSIRMSDEFKSLCGGVRTRQLAKLIAEQVTGKADVKKRATKILKECGINPKDEDRSDMLVYTTHEAIREMAALLQNEEEKSDEALANEFGMLISQCVAVPDMALGGRMLETGVLKDTTVEAALQVAHAISTHEARPEVDYYVAADDIPGDDTGAGYVDEAMFASACFYKYFSINWETLVRNLHGNRELAAHTVGAFIRGAAMVNPTGKQNSFAAHNPPDGILVEIKNSPISYANAFAKPAMQGERDLVAQSIAQLGQYVHDLDEGFGKPQQRFWFSPNLRHSLSFIHEKKENPLTDDNFKSLDALIPAVLAAVGFDWQAVQSVVAIQV